The Arabidopsis thaliana chromosome 5, partial sequence genomic interval CTCTAAATAAATGTTGTAGGAACGCAATAGCTCTGGAACAACCGCGAAGCTTGAGCTCGCAGGTTTCATTTGTGCTCAATTAGGTAAAACTTCCtgaagattcttcttgtttttttttttgatgtggTCTATACTTACTTGCAACTTGAGTTGCACATTCCGGGAATATGGATCTTATcggttttttttgttgaatgcaGGAGCGGTGGTGCAGATATTAGCGATCATCGTTACAGGGTCCCTTGTCAATAATATGTCTCCACCTACGAAAGCAGCATAGAGGAACATAAAATTTGGGCACTGTCGTGTGTGCTTCTCTTAAATGAAGAACTTAggaatttgtaatttttgaaccatttttgtTCTCTCCACCAAGTGATTAGTGTTATACAACGTTGTTTACTTCAGCTTTTTAATCAGTCATTCAAACACATTATTCATTGCGCGATGCACCAAGTAAGTCCTTTCAAATAGCACATCGGAATATGATTCGCTTAGAGAACATGTAGGTCCGAAATCCAAATGGTGACATGATGCggtaaaaaaattcttagCCGTAAAGAAATGGTAGAGATATTTGCATATTGAGAAACGATGAGAACAAAATGTGTGTATAGTTTACCGTCTTCACTCTTACTTTACCAACTTTGTGATTCGTACGCAGCCTTTACCGTTGTGGGTTACCAATCATAACAACCGTTAAGATTGTAAACGTGGTAGACATAACAAAAGTGAAATTTGGTCATGATGTCGTTTACAAGAGATGAACGATTCTCGGGTCAAACCATTTCAATCTTTCAATCCAAATGCAACAGAAGAAACTAGAAATGTTACAAGCTATATTCATATAAGTATAATAGTTTATCAGGTATAAGGTTgatgaaaattttggttaagTTTCGCGGTGTTAATGACTTGTGTTTGCCAAAAGTGAAAGCTTATTTGGGGTTTGATAGAAATATTGAGGTTTTACAAGGttaattacaatttatttatttttaattgaaaatggTGTGCAAATCGTAGATGCAAAAGTCAAACGTAAACAAAGGGATAACCACTTATCAGAAAATAACGAGTTCTCATGCTTAAGCTTAACGATTCAATTCacatagaaaaataatataattcgTCGGCCGGTACCTACATGaagcaatatatataaaattaggCAAATACTCGACGACGACaaatgttaataaaaaaagaggtGTTATATGAGACTCACGGTCATGTTGTTTTCCAGCCAAGAACACCAAGTGGCCCATGTTAATGTCCTCTTCCCAATTCTCACATATccattttattcttttattgaTATTACCGTGTACGTTTATTTCAATTGTTCCAAATATTAGTATTATCGTTTTCTATGATAACCAGGGTTCCTATGTGTGGAAGCCGTACTTATCACATGTTCTTTGCTTACTATGTGAATATTATTGCGACGGTCTATTATTGTATCATATGATACACAGTCAGCTAGAAAGCTGAAATCTCCTTGTTACTATTTAGTTGAACTCAAGTTCGAATCTTTGTAATAgcattatttgtatataatagtATTACTGAAATGTCAATGAAAACTTAGCCATAATGTAATAGTAAACGCATCCATAATAAGTTACAAATGATTAAAGATGAGTCACAATAAAAGATGCAAGTAGATAGTATTTTGTAAGTAATAGATAAAATGGATTCGCATTCACTAAGAACATTAGAAAACACTCTAGGTCATGTTCATTGGACCCGCGTCACCCGCCACAAATAGTTAGgagtttgtatatatttgatccttttttttacttagtattattgttttttgaaGTTCGTATCGCATAGAAATACTTCCAAACCGTTTTAAAACATAACTAAGTGTAGATTCTCATCATAATCATACAAATTATGTCTTAGTtaagtttcaaaaaattttGGACTTAAAACTAATTGACTATAAGTCTATAAATAGATTGGtccatttcttttaaattttatcttttaagttccaaacaaatcagaaaaaggtgcatatatatatagagtattTGTTTGCATATTCAACTTTTACTAGATTTTGTCATACGAAAAAGATCGATATTGAAATTCAGAGTCCGATTCAATTGATCAAAGAGACTTTATATGAAAACATGGCTTATATAGCttcaaacaataaattatttgtaaaatgcCAACCTATACAAAAATCATGTATATGTAATATTGTAATGCATGATAGACCACTTagcaaataattaattatttgggAAATTAGAAGATCGATAAGGAACGAGTTATTCCTCCAAAAGAGGAGATCTAATCCATGTTCATCACATCACGTGTCACGTACCTCACATTTGCTTAGGCTTAAATAGCGGAATAAACTTGTAATAATGTTTTAGTCTTGTTGAAGGCatttaaagatttattttctcttttcacaATTCACACTATACATTATTTCGGAACTTATATTATCTCCTTTCACACACTAATGAAGTGCCTCGTCGAACAAATGAAGCAATCACGAATGATGATGGTTGCTAAAAATACATGTTCGTTAACGCATGGTTGTTTTTTAAACATGTACAACCGAATCATTCGAATATATATAGCCGGattgattattttatatgCATAAGTATATAATTAAGTTATGGTCAATtttaatcaacaacaaaatcttgtAAAGTTAACACATCAAATTATTTCTAATAAAAAAGGACAACGCCGGATATACAAATAGTTTGAGATGGTTATGATATAAACCTGACTGAATTAGTTTATACTAGCAAATTCAATTGGGGAAAATCATcatgtattatataattaacaattagATGAAAACCAGAGGAGTTAATGAGATCATTACCCTAGTAGTAGTAGATTCAAAATGGTGAAGTCAAATAGTATTATCAATGAATGCGGATAATTATAATAATCGGACCTTATATTAGTGGCCTTGTTGAGTACACACTAATAAAccataacaaaagaagaaaaacataatcaCAACGGAATCATCTTTACTGTTGTACCACAGAAAACCATTCATATTAGGAATATCTAATTCCAAcagttgagacttgagagttGACCACGATATATTATACAATTTCTCTTAaccatttttgaaaaaacaagttACGTACACATACACATAATACGATCTTTCTGTTGTATTAAGAAAATTGATACATCATACATCTAGATcgatataattattttttattgaacAAAGCTAAGATCGATACAATTATAAACCATATACTTacgttaaaaaaagaagaagagatctaTCTATTCAGTTCCTTCACtcaatttaaaaacaaatgtgcATGtgtattgaatatatataatacacacaacaaacaacataGTTTCACAATTCGTCCCTGCAAAATTTGTTCACACCCTAAAATATTGGAAGCTGCCATCATCAACATGTCGCAAGTCCTCTACTCTCTAACGAtcgtctttgttttcttcgcTTCGACAAACATCCAGAAAACATCAGGCAGTGCATCATCCTACTCCCAAAACCACAAAACGTTCGTGAAAACGGCTTGCAATTCGACAACATACCCCGACAAATGCTACAAGTCCTTATCCTCCTACTCATCGAATATCAAATCCGACCCGATCAAACTATGCACCACCGCGCTTAACCTCAACGTGAAATCCGCAAAGGAAGCAACGTCCGTTGTCTCTAAGCTTCTCAAAATGTCTCAGAAATCAACCGCCGGACGAAAGGGTAAAATGTTACCAGAGGCTCTTATACTCAAGGACTGTCTCGAGGAGATGAAGGACACAATTATTGAGCTCAAGCAAGCGATCACGGAGATGAAGAATCTACAAGATGGTGGCTCTATGGCTGAGCATATAACGAACGTTAGGACGTGGGTGAGCTCGGCGTTGACCGACGAAGGGACTTGTACGGACGGGTTCGAGGAGGTGAAAgtgaataaagaaacaaagaagaaggtaaataAGGTTGTTGAGGAACTTGCAACGACGACTAGTAATACTTTGGCGCTTATTACGAATCTACGTTACTAGCTTacgaataataaaaataaaagtgaagaaagTTATTATTGATGAATTATTACTACTCCTTGCATGTGCATGCGATAAATTTCTTGTgtctattatatattattgtatcATGTTAATGTTAGAGCTAATTTAAGTTAAGCCAACTTGTATGatatatatcacatatatgtttattatgCTAAAGTAAAATGGTGAAAGCATTTTCAAAGAAATTGTATTCAAAAACGAATATATACttacaaacagaaaatgatttcaataGTAGGAACATAGGCAACCATGTGATTTCTCCTGTTCTTATTCCGCAATTGTTACTAGAATAGAGTTGTCTAATTTGGTATCTGAACCATTTATGCAGAAGGCTCTTGTTTGCTTGttatatacatacatgatAATGTGTAGATGAACAAATGTAGTTTCTAAAACAAATCCTATTATAGAAGAGAGGACACAACTTCTTTTGAATTGGAACGTGTCATTGTTTTATACTTCAATGCTG includes:
- a CDS encoding Plant invertase/pectin methylesterase inhibitor superfamily protein (Plant invertase/pectin methylesterase inhibitor superfamily protein; FUNCTIONS IN: enzyme inhibitor activity, pectinesterase inhibitor activity, pectinesterase activity; INVOLVED IN: biological_process unknown; EXPRESSED IN: root; CONTAINS InterPro DOMAIN/s: Pectinesterase inhibitor (InterPro:IPR006501); BEST Arabidopsis thaliana protein match is: Plant invertase/pectin methylesterase inhibitor superfamily protein (TAIR:AT4G25250.1); Has 818 Blast hits to 810 proteins in 45 species: Archae - 0; Bacteria - 0; Metazoa - 3; Fungi - 0; Plants - 815; Viruses - 0; Other Eukaryotes - 0 (source: NCBI BLink).), which codes for MSQVLYSLTIVFVFFASTNIQKTSGSASSYSQNHKTFVKTACNSTTYPDKCYKSLSSYSSNIKSDPIKLCTTALNLNVKSAKEATSVVSKLLKMSQKSTAGRKGKMLPEALILKDCLEEMKDTIIELKQAITEMKNLQDGGSMAEHITNVRTWVSSALTDEGTCTDGFEEVKVNKETKKKVNKVVEELATTTSNTLALITNLRY